GCTCTGAGGTGAGTGAGGACTCAGGCGAAGCAGTGAAACCTAGTGGTCGTTGAGCGGAGCGGCATCGATGGATTTACGAGAATGGTTCGACGCGCTAACAGACAACAAGATCCGCGCAATGAAAGGTGATCCCGAGTCACAAGTCCTTGACTGCAAGAACATCGTCGGAGAGGGCGACATGAAGCGCAACCTTGCTGTTGTACTTTCCGGTTTTGGCAACGGGCAAGGCGGCATATGCATTTGGGGCGTTGACGCACGAAAAATTCAAGGGATCGATTGCATCGACTCATTTCCAGGCATCCCAAATGCGCGGCAGCAGGCAACTCGTCTTGACGAGCTAACGCCAACAGCAGTCTCGCCCGGAGTGGCAGGGGTTGTGCACCGAGCGATTGCGAAACGCGGCGAGACCCATGGGTTCATCGCCACGTTCGTTCCAGCCAGTGATGCTGGACCGCATATGGCTCGGTATGGCGAGGATCGCTTCTACCAGCGGATTGGCCTGAGCTTTTCTCGCATGGAGCAATTCCAG
The Variovorax paradoxus genome window above contains:
- a CDS encoding AlbA family DNA-binding domain-containing protein; this translates as MDLREWFDALTDNKIRAMKGDPESQVLDCKNIVGEGDMKRNLAVVLSGFGNGQGGICIWGVDARKIQGIDCIDSFPGIPNARQQATRLDELTPTAVSPGVAGVVHRAIAKRGETHGFIATFVPASDAGPHMARYGEDRFYQRIGLSFSRMEQFQIADMFGRRARPVLEVGPVQIAPYEILVQIVNSGRGAARGLFIELGVDGPFYRNGGGVDGNRNEGLPYVGRNIDGTWLHAGDANTLLHPTMHATVGGVWLGFEPAKLISQGIVPKVLKIRYKVGALDIAPRSGVLEVHLREP